The sequence AGCCGCGCTCGTTCTTGAGACTGTTGTCCGCCTCGTTCTTGATAGGCGGGCGGGTTGACTTTTGCTCCATGTTCTCGGTAAAGCCCCCGCCTTGGATCACAAATCCAGGAACGACGCGGTGAAATATTATTCCATCGTAGAAGCCGGCATCTACGTACGCGAGGAAATTCTCGACAGTAATGGGAGCTTTGTCGGGATAAAGCTCAATTGTTACCTCTCCTAATGTTGTTGAGAAAACAACCATGGGCTTGCCTCCTCTCTGCTTGCCTTTCGGAGTCTCAGTCAAAGCGGATCCCACGGTCAACAGCAGGAAGCCAACTGCGGTTGCGATACAGAATATA comes from Candidatus Methylomirabilota bacterium and encodes:
- a CDS encoding peptidylprolyl isomerase; its protein translation is MVQAVRGSPKRLEVMMNRKYIFCIATAVGFLLLTVGSALTETPKGKQRGGKPMVVFSTTLGEVTIELYPDKAPITVENFLAYVDAGFYDGIIFHRVVPGFVIQGGGFTENMEQKSTRPPIKNEADNSLKNERGSLSMARTRDVNSATSQFFINLIDNASLDHGTRDFGYAVFARVVVGMDVSDKIAAVRTSNRGMYQNVPVQPVVIQSARRK